In the Terriglobia bacterium genome, one interval contains:
- the hemB gene encoding porphobilinogen synthase — protein MSFPVTRMRRMRQTDSLRSLVRETRLTPTGFIYPLFVCPGEGVRKEISSMPGVFNLSVDEAVKEAHEAKSLGVGGIILFGLPEKKDEVATGAWADDGIVQRATRAIKREVRDLVVVGDVCLCEYMSHGHCGIVQKRNAAGGNGGSASKRAGSGNGGRSAVATQVAAEVEYEILNDPTLEILAKTAVSQAKAGMDIIAPSDMMDGRVAAIRKALDHAGFLNTPILSYAAKFASGFYGPFREAADSTPQFGDRRSYQMDGANIREAMREISLDIKEGADMIMVKPAMPYLDVISEARRRFDLPIAAYQVSGEYSMLQAAIRNGWLDRDRVIMESLTSIRRAGAQLILTYFAKDAAKLLG, from the coding sequence ATGTCCTTTCCCGTCACACGCATGCGCCGCATGCGCCAGACCGACTCGCTGAGGTCGCTGGTGCGCGAAACCCGTCTCACGCCTACCGGTTTTATCTACCCGCTGTTTGTGTGTCCGGGCGAAGGCGTGCGCAAAGAGATCAGCTCCATGCCGGGAGTGTTTAACCTGTCGGTGGACGAAGCGGTGAAAGAGGCGCATGAAGCGAAGTCGCTAGGCGTGGGCGGAATCATTTTGTTTGGCTTGCCGGAGAAGAAAGACGAAGTCGCTACCGGCGCGTGGGCGGATGATGGAATCGTGCAGCGGGCCACGCGGGCCATCAAGCGCGAAGTGCGAGACCTGGTTGTGGTCGGCGACGTTTGCCTGTGTGAATATATGTCGCACGGGCACTGCGGGATTGTGCAGAAGAGAAATGCCGCGGGCGGAAATGGTGGTTCGGCATCGAAGCGGGCCGGCAGCGGCAATGGCGGAAGAAGCGCCGTGGCGACGCAGGTCGCGGCTGAGGTCGAATATGAAATCCTGAACGATCCGACGCTGGAAATCCTGGCCAAAACCGCTGTCTCACAGGCTAAAGCAGGCATGGATATTATTGCTCCGTCCGATATGATGGACGGCCGCGTCGCTGCAATTCGCAAGGCGCTGGACCATGCAGGCTTCCTGAATACGCCCATCCTTTCTTATGCGGCCAAATTTGCTTCAGGATTTTACGGTCCATTCCGTGAAGCTGCGGATTCCACGCCGCAGTTTGGCGACCGCCGTTCTTACCAGATGGATGGCGCGAATATCCGCGAAGCCATGCGCGAAATTTCGTTGGACATCAAAGAAGGCGCGGACATGATCATGGTTAAGCCCGCCATGCCTTACCTCGATGTGATCAGTGAAGCGCGCCGCCGTTTTGATTTGCCCATCGCCGCTTACCAGGTTTCTGGCGAATACTCGATGCTGCAAGCGGCCATCCGCAACGGCTGGCTGGATCGCGATCGCGTGATCATGGAATCGCTCACGTCAATCCGTCGCGCAGGAGCGCAACTGATTCTCACCTATTTTGCGAAGGACGCGGCAAAGTTGCTGGGATAG
- a CDS encoding ABC transporter permease yields the protein MSGIGEISRRSIVSVAQDVRYGLRGLRKSPGFTTVAMLTLALGIGASTAIFSIVNTVLLRPLPYKDSSRLVHVWTTSTMFPEFTIGQSIPNLQDIEARSHSFETLATYETRARNLTGSGEPEQLRTADVSSGFLTLFGVHPVVGRDFRPEDEQRKDGDVVLLSYGLWQRRFGGDRSIVGKIITLDQKPWTVAGVLPSGFAFPTNIDALVPRNIPPEHLRERQAWMYMTLGKLRPDVPLAMAQSEMNGIASALAHQYPKDATGIQFPLVTLQANATRNGKPQLLALLGAVGFLLLIACANVSNLVLSRGLRRQREIAVRAALGASRGRILRQLVIESLLLAMAGGVAGAALAIAGVRLFRILAPAGFPRIEELRTEPITLLIALIVSALAGILCGLAPALTITRGDLNLPIRDNSAASSAPVRMVSLRSFLVVAEVALALVLLTGSALMAQSMMRLLRVDTGLTTDHLLTGELALPKALYDSKDSQHLFLERLLQALHARPQFSGVVLTNSPLLTGSLTVSSFDPAVLGSTEKKTTLEIRSVTPDYFSALGIRIQRGRIFNEHDTTGSLSVALINQSMARRFFPGQDPIGKQLKFDADDKTGSQIVGVVADTRDSGLNAPPRLQAYFPLLQNPSQRVHILVRSSLDPAAAISEVQRAVWSVDKDLPLSKTRTMGEVISESVAEPRFRTWLLGIFAAAGLILTLIGIYGVISYSVRQRTREMGIRIALGAQSGSLLGLVLRQAAVLAVTGAVCGAIGSLLLMRLLASQLFEIKPGDPVTLIGAALLMMIVALGAAWVPARRATKVDPMIALRHE from the coding sequence ATGTCAGGCATTGGCGAGATCTCGCGGAGATCCATTGTAAGTGTGGCCCAGGATGTTCGTTACGGACTGCGGGGCCTGCGCAAATCGCCCGGCTTCACTACAGTGGCCATGCTGACGCTGGCGCTGGGCATTGGCGCTTCGACCGCAATCTTCAGCATCGTTAACACGGTTTTGCTGCGTCCACTGCCGTATAAGGATTCCTCGCGGCTGGTGCACGTTTGGACGACCAGCACGATGTTTCCAGAGTTCACTATTGGCCAGTCAATTCCCAATCTTCAGGACATTGAGGCACGGTCGCATTCCTTTGAGACTCTTGCGACCTATGAAACGCGGGCGAGAAATCTGACGGGAAGCGGCGAACCGGAACAGCTTCGCACTGCGGATGTATCTTCTGGTTTTCTGACATTGTTCGGAGTTCATCCGGTTGTGGGCCGCGATTTTCGCCCAGAAGATGAGCAGAGAAAAGACGGCGATGTGGTTCTGTTGAGCTACGGACTTTGGCAGCGCCGATTTGGCGGAGACAGGAGTATTGTCGGGAAGATAATCACGCTGGACCAGAAGCCCTGGACGGTTGCCGGTGTTTTGCCTTCGGGGTTTGCATTCCCCACAAACATCGATGCCCTGGTTCCCAGGAATATTCCGCCGGAACACCTGCGGGAGCGGCAGGCCTGGATGTATATGACCCTCGGAAAGCTGCGGCCGGATGTTCCGCTCGCCATGGCCCAGTCTGAGATGAACGGCATCGCCTCCGCTCTAGCGCATCAATATCCTAAGGACGCCACGGGCATTCAATTTCCGCTGGTAACGCTTCAAGCTAACGCAACCCGCAACGGCAAGCCCCAGTTGCTGGCGCTGCTGGGCGCGGTAGGATTTCTGCTGCTCATTGCCTGCGCCAATGTGAGTAACCTGGTCCTTTCACGAGGTCTGCGGCGACAACGGGAGATTGCGGTGCGAGCCGCACTGGGCGCGAGCCGCGGGCGCATCCTGCGCCAGCTTGTGATTGAAAGTCTTCTTTTGGCTATGGCCGGTGGAGTGGCCGGGGCAGCCCTGGCGATCGCCGGTGTGCGACTCTTCCGCATTCTGGCCCCCGCGGGCTTTCCTCGAATCGAGGAACTGCGCACGGAACCCATCACGCTGCTGATTGCCTTGATCGTATCGGCGCTTGCCGGCATTCTTTGTGGTCTGGCACCGGCCTTGACGATTACGCGTGGCGACCTGAATCTGCCGATCAGAGACAACAGCGCGGCATCCTCCGCGCCTGTCCGCATGGTTTCTCTGCGTAGCTTTCTGGTGGTTGCTGAAGTGGCGCTGGCCCTGGTTCTGCTTACCGGGTCGGCCCTCATGGCGCAGAGCATGATGCGGCTTCTCAGGGTGGATACAGGCCTGACCACTGACCATTTGCTGACCGGAGAGCTAGCGCTGCCGAAAGCCCTGTACGATTCAAAAGATTCTCAGCATCTTTTTCTGGAACGGCTGCTTCAAGCCCTTCACGCCCGGCCACAGTTCAGTGGAGTGGTACTGACCAATAGCCCGCTTCTTACGGGAAGTCTCACCGTGAGCAGTTTCGATCCGGCCGTCCTGGGAAGCACCGAAAAGAAAACCACCCTTGAGATACGCTCCGTCACTCCCGATTATTTTTCGGCTTTGGGGATTCGCATTCAGCGGGGACGCATTTTCAATGAGCACGATACAACTGGCTCGCTTTCCGTCGCACTGATCAACCAATCTATGGCGCGGCGGTTTTTTCCCGGCCAGGACCCAATCGGTAAGCAGCTGAAGTTCGACGCCGATGACAAAACCGGGTCTCAAATTGTGGGCGTAGTCGCTGATACGCGCGACAGCGGCCTAAATGCGCCGCCGCGTCTCCAGGCATATTTCCCGCTGCTACAGAATCCTTCCCAGCGGGTCCATATTCTGGTGAGAAGTTCGCTGGATCCGGCCGCCGCCATCTCCGAAGTGCAAAGGGCGGTCTGGTCCGTGGATAAGGACTTGCCTCTCAGCAAGACGCGCACCATGGGCGAGGTCATTTCAGAATCGGTGGCCGAGCCGCGCTTTCGCACATGGCTGCTCGGCATATTCGCCGCCGCCGGATTGATCCTCACATTGATCGGCATCTACGGCGTCATTTCCTACTCAGTGCGCCAGCGTACCAGGGAAATGGGGATTCGCATTGCCCTGGGCGCACAATCAGGCAGCCTGCTGGGGTTGGTCCTGCGCCAGGCTGCTGTTCTTGCGGTCACAGGAGCGGTCTGTGGCGCGATTGGCTCGCTGCTTCTGATGCGCCTGCTGGCCAGCCAGCTTTTTGAGATTAAACCGGGTGATCCCGTTACTCTGATCGGCGCCGCCTTGCTGATGATGATCGTGGCCCTGGGCGCGGCCTGGGTTCCAGCACGCCGGGCGACGAAAGTCGATCCCATGATCGCGCTGCGCCATGAATGA
- a CDS encoding NAD(P)-dependent alcohol dehydrogenase gives MSTTLVAAVPAKTKTAGYGATSAQSPLAPFSFARREPLPQDVQLEILYCGVCHSDLHTVRNEWSGTTYPAVPGHEIVGRVTAVGSEVKRFKVGDIAAVGCMVDSCRNCANCEAGLEQYCDVAFVGTYNSPDKHLGGMTYGGYSKSIVVDEYFVLHVPDKTNLAGVAPLLCAGITTYSPLRHWKVSKGHKVGIVGLGGLGHMGVKIAAALGAHVVLFTTSPNKKEDAQRLGAHEVVVSKNQNEMDHHLGSFDFILDTVSAPHNLNAYLTLIKRDGTLTLVGAPPQPPTIEVFNLIFKRRQIAGSLIGGIPETQEMLDFCAKHKLTADVEVIPIQKINDAYERMLRSDVKYRFVIDMASL, from the coding sequence ATGTCCACCACGCTTGTTGCAGCAGTTCCGGCCAAAACAAAGACCGCTGGATACGGGGCCACGTCGGCGCAGTCGCCGCTGGCGCCATTTTCTTTTGCGCGACGCGAGCCGCTGCCTCAGGACGTGCAGCTTGAAATTCTTTATTGCGGCGTGTGCCACTCTGATCTGCATACGGTGCGCAACGAGTGGAGCGGCACAACGTATCCGGCGGTGCCGGGGCATGAGATTGTGGGCCGCGTGACGGCCGTGGGCAGTGAGGTAAAGCGCTTTAAAGTGGGCGACATTGCTGCTGTGGGATGCATGGTGGATTCATGCCGCAACTGCGCCAACTGCGAAGCCGGGCTGGAGCAATACTGCGACGTGGCTTTTGTGGGCACATACAACTCGCCGGACAAGCATCTGGGCGGCATGACGTATGGCGGATACTCAAAGAGCATTGTGGTGGACGAATATTTCGTTTTGCATGTGCCGGACAAGACAAACCTTGCCGGAGTGGCGCCGCTGCTCTGCGCCGGCATTACAACGTATTCTCCGCTGCGCCACTGGAAAGTGAGCAAAGGCCACAAGGTGGGCATTGTGGGACTGGGCGGCCTGGGCCATATGGGAGTGAAGATCGCGGCGGCGCTGGGCGCGCACGTGGTGTTGTTTACTACGTCGCCCAATAAGAAAGAAGACGCGCAACGGCTGGGCGCGCATGAAGTGGTGGTCTCAAAAAATCAGAATGAAATGGACCACCACCTTGGCAGCTTTGACTTTATTCTTGATACCGTCTCCGCACCGCACAATCTCAACGCCTACCTGACCCTGATCAAGCGCGATGGAACGCTGACTCTTGTCGGCGCGCCGCCGCAGCCGCCCACCATTGAGGTCTTCAACCTGATCTTTAAGCGCCGACAGATCGCAGGGTCGTTGATCGGCGGAATTCCTGAAACCCAGGAGATGCTGGATTTCTGCGCGAAGCACAAACTCACAGCCGACGTTGAGGTAATTCCCATACAGAAAATCAATGACGCCTATGAGCGCATGCTGCGCAGCGACGTGAAATACAGGTTTGTGATTGACATGGCGTCACTGTAA
- a CDS encoding TlpA family protein disulfide reductase: protein MSRRFVLLIVVAVLAIGVYEGFHRFGSHKAVMSLSNLSAAPQFSAKDINGGSVNMPDYKGKVVLVNFWAAWCTPCAEEVPQFIALQKKYQDQGLQVVGVSVDDNPEVLLRFYRKYQMNYPVVAGDLKIADGFGGVLGLPTTFLIGRDSRIHSKHNGTADFSVIEREVVALLHAPQS from the coding sequence ATGTCGCGCAGGTTCGTTCTCTTGATCGTGGTCGCCGTTCTGGCGATCGGCGTTTATGAGGGATTCCACCGTTTTGGCAGCCACAAAGCCGTTATGTCCCTGTCCAATCTCTCCGCCGCGCCCCAGTTTTCCGCGAAGGACATCAATGGCGGCTCCGTAAACATGCCGGACTACAAAGGTAAGGTCGTGTTGGTGAATTTCTGGGCCGCGTGGTGCACACCGTGTGCTGAAGAAGTTCCGCAATTCATCGCGCTGCAGAAGAAGTATCAGGACCAGGGGTTGCAGGTGGTCGGCGTTTCCGTAGATGACAATCCTGAAGTTCTGCTGCGCTTCTATCGCAAGTACCAGATGAACTATCCCGTGGTTGCGGGCGACCTGAAGATTGCCGACGGCTTCGGCGGAGTGCTGGGCCTTCCCACCACTTTCCTCATCGGCAGAGACAGCCGAATCCACAGTAAGCACAACGGCACAGCCGACTTTTCCGTGATCGAGCGGGAAGTGGTCGCGCTCTTGCACGCGCCGCAAAGCTAG
- a CDS encoding rhodanese-like domain-containing protein, whose translation MAALMNLGSTSTFLLRLSSLAALLTAMVIASAQSVANDVPAASQIQPDKLVMAMKASGTQKPTVLYVGPKAFYTQAHIPGAEFIGPVGQPDGMAALRTRGASLPKNMPVVIYCGCCPWDHCPNISPAFAELKKEGFSKVRVLYLATSFGVDWKDKGFPVAKGE comes from the coding sequence ATGGCGGCCCTGATGAACCTTGGATCAACCAGTACTTTTCTTTTGCGACTGTCATCACTTGCAGCTCTGCTTACGGCAATGGTGATTGCTTCCGCGCAAAGCGTGGCCAACGATGTGCCAGCGGCAAGCCAGATTCAGCCTGACAAACTAGTCATGGCGATGAAGGCTTCCGGAACGCAAAAGCCCACAGTCCTGTATGTAGGCCCAAAGGCCTTTTACACTCAGGCCCACATACCCGGCGCAGAGTTTATCGGCCCGGTGGGCCAACCAGACGGCATGGCGGCGCTCCGTACTCGCGGTGCGTCATTGCCAAAAAATATGCCGGTAGTCATCTACTGTGGCTGCTGTCCCTGGGACCACTGCCCCAATATCAGTCCGGCATTTGCCGAGTTGAAGAAAGAGGGCTTCAGTAAGGTGCGCGTGCTTTATCTGGCTACCAGCTTTGGCGTCGATTGGAAAGACAAGGGCTTTCCTGTTGCCAAGGGTGAATAG
- the lpdA gene encoding dihydrolipoyl dehydrogenase, which yields MPDTIYDVAIIGGGPGGYSAAFRAGQLGLKTCLIEKEDKLGGTCLHVGCIPTKALLFNAEVYDHLKAAEEYGIDGLGAGKLNWKNIQDRKNKIVAKHTKGLDFLVRKNKVERVLGFGRLTGPAKNGVHTVQVDGAKGASQVQAKNIVLATGSYARMLPGLQADDRILTNIEVLSLPTLPKSMVIIGSGAVGVEFASIYRSFGAEVTVIEMLPRLVPVEDEDVSKELLRSFKKKGINCFVNTKVEKVEKTKNGVSVSFTPNGEATQKLEAEKVLVAVGRGPNTEGIGLEKAPGIKVERGFVHTNEWMETGEKGIYAIGDIVAGMPQLAHVGSMCGIVAVTRIAGKPAKAVNKNHIPGCTYCEPQIGSVGLTEAKAKEAGHQVKVGKFPFTANSKATIINNHEGFIKVVSDAKYGEILGVHIIGPLATELVAEAVTALELEATVEDMMFTIHAHPTVSEGMLDAFSSVEGKAINA from the coding sequence TTGCCAGATACCATTTATGACGTTGCCATCATCGGCGGCGGGCCCGGCGGATACTCAGCCGCTTTCCGCGCCGGCCAGCTTGGACTGAAGACCTGCCTGATTGAAAAAGAGGACAAGCTCGGCGGCACATGCCTCCACGTTGGCTGCATCCCCACAAAAGCTCTGCTGTTCAATGCTGAAGTGTATGACCACCTGAAGGCCGCTGAAGAATATGGCATTGACGGCCTGGGCGCGGGCAAGCTCAACTGGAAAAATATCCAGGACCGCAAGAACAAGATCGTCGCCAAGCACACCAAGGGTCTGGATTTCCTCGTGCGAAAGAACAAAGTTGAGCGAGTGCTCGGTTTCGGACGCCTCACCGGTCCGGCCAAAAACGGCGTCCATACCGTTCAGGTGGATGGCGCTAAGGGTGCGAGTCAGGTGCAGGCGAAAAATATCGTTCTGGCCACCGGCTCGTATGCGCGCATGCTGCCAGGCCTGCAAGCGGACGATCGCATTCTCACCAATATTGAAGTGCTCAGCCTGCCGACCCTTCCCAAATCGATGGTGATAATTGGCTCCGGCGCGGTTGGCGTGGAATTTGCCTCCATCTATCGTTCATTCGGCGCGGAAGTCACGGTAATCGAAATGCTGCCGCGACTGGTGCCGGTGGAAGATGAAGACGTGAGCAAAGAACTGCTGCGCTCGTTCAAGAAGAAAGGCATCAACTGCTTCGTCAACACCAAAGTAGAAAAAGTTGAGAAGACGAAGAATGGCGTCTCCGTAAGTTTCACGCCGAACGGTGAAGCCACGCAGAAGCTGGAAGCGGAAAAGGTTCTGGTTGCCGTGGGCCGTGGGCCCAACACCGAAGGCATTGGCCTGGAGAAAGCGCCAGGGATCAAAGTGGAGCGCGGTTTCGTTCATACCAATGAATGGATGGAGACCGGCGAAAAGGGCATTTACGCCATTGGCGATATCGTTGCCGGCATGCCGCAGCTCGCGCACGTCGGCTCAATGTGCGGGATCGTCGCCGTAACTCGCATTGCCGGCAAGCCCGCCAAAGCCGTTAACAAAAACCACATTCCCGGCTGCACCTATTGTGAGCCGCAGATTGGCAGCGTGGGCCTGACAGAAGCCAAAGCCAAAGAAGCTGGACATCAGGTGAAGGTCGGCAAGTTTCCGTTCACCGCCAACTCCAAGGCCACCATCATCAATAACCACGAGGGCTTCATTAAGGTTGTGTCTGACGCGAAGTATGGTGAAATTCTGGGCGTGCATATCATCGGCCCGCTGGCCACGGAGCTGGTTGCGGAAGCCGTAACTGCGCTGGAACTGGAAGCCACGGTCGAAGACATGATGTTTACCATCCACGCGCATCCCACA
- a CDS encoding alpha-ketoglutarate-dependent dioxygenase AlkB, producing MGSSITSGTLFPIDNLPEGLLYQADFLSEAEEADLVRIFRELPFQAFDFHGYIAKRRVLEFGFEYDFTTRRATPTQSFPVFLSPMRERAARFAGISAADLVEGMVTEYSSGAPIGWHRDAPQFGAVIGISLAGTSRMRFKPYKAEGKPVALTLERRSIYVMRGPARWKFQHSIPPVKELRYSITFRTLHRREAKTEAA from the coding sequence ATGGGCTCTTCCATCACCTCCGGCACGCTTTTCCCTATCGACAATTTGCCTGAAGGTCTGCTCTACCAAGCGGACTTTCTTAGTGAAGCGGAAGAAGCTGATCTGGTCCGAATCTTCCGTGAGCTGCCTTTTCAGGCATTTGATTTTCACGGATACATAGCCAAGCGTCGCGTGTTGGAATTTGGTTTTGAATATGACTTCACCACGCGCAGGGCCACGCCCACACAAAGCTTTCCTGTGTTTCTCTCGCCGATGCGTGAGCGTGCAGCGCGATTCGCCGGCATCTCTGCTGCTGATCTGGTGGAAGGCATGGTCACGGAATATTCTTCTGGCGCGCCCATCGGCTGGCATCGCGACGCTCCGCAGTTTGGCGCCGTCATCGGCATTTCCCTGGCCGGCACGTCGCGCATGCGCTTTAAACCATACAAGGCGGAAGGCAAGCCAGTGGCGCTTACGCTGGAGCGGCGTTCCATCTACGTGATGCGCGGCCCTGCCCGCTGGAAATTCCAGCACAGCATCCCTCCGGTAAAAGAACTGCGATATTCCATTACCTTCCGCACCTTGCATCGCAGAGAAGCCAAGACCGAAGCTGCTTAG
- a CDS encoding SPFH domain-containing protein gives MLVLLLAALLADIGLMVFSIKDGVETTGEPHVGLLLLSILALPFLIILLTGFFTLQPNQARVLVLFGAYKGTVRTPGFHWGNPFYSRGPQGSSNFQARIAAAKGIATAPASEQKTLGSNKISLRARTLNGDKLKVNDKRGNPIEIAAVVVWRVEDTAQAMFDVDSYQNYVPIQSESALRHLASLYAYDHSEEDTEITLRSNVDDVSKSLRDELQERLSKAGVVVDEARLTHLAYAPEIAQAMLRRQQAEAVIAARTKIVQGAVSMVDMALRELAEKSVVHLDDERRAAMVSNLMVVLCGESEVHPVVNTGTLYA, from the coding sequence ATGCTCGTCCTGTTGCTCGCTGCCCTGCTTGCGGATATCGGGCTCATGGTTTTCTCCATTAAGGATGGCGTTGAAACAACCGGCGAGCCGCACGTCGGCCTGCTGCTGCTTTCGATTTTGGCATTGCCATTCCTCATCATCCTGCTGACCGGGTTTTTCACCCTGCAGCCGAACCAGGCACGCGTGCTGGTGCTGTTTGGCGCTTACAAAGGCACGGTTCGCACGCCGGGATTCCACTGGGGCAATCCGTTTTATAGCCGAGGGCCGCAAGGGAGCAGCAATTTTCAGGCGCGGATCGCCGCAGCCAAGGGCATTGCCACTGCGCCGGCTTCAGAGCAGAAGACGCTGGGCAGCAACAAAATCTCGCTGCGCGCGCGCACGCTGAACGGCGACAAGCTCAAGGTGAATGACAAGCGCGGCAACCCGATTGAGATTGCGGCTGTCGTAGTCTGGCGCGTGGAAGACACGGCGCAAGCCATGTTTGACGTGGACAGCTACCAGAACTATGTGCCCATACAGAGCGAATCGGCTTTGCGGCACCTGGCCAGCCTCTATGCCTATGACCATTCTGAAGAAGACACCGAGATCACGCTGCGCAGCAATGTGGACGACGTTTCGAAGTCGCTACGCGATGAGTTGCAGGAGCGGCTAAGCAAAGCCGGTGTGGTGGTGGATGAAGCGCGGCTCACGCATCTGGCCTATGCACCGGAAATTGCGCAGGCCATGTTGCGACGGCAGCAGGCGGAAGCCGTCATCGCCGCGCGCACCAAGATTGTGCAGGGCGCGGTGAGCATGGTGGATATGGCGTTGAGAGAGTTGGCGGAAAAATCCGTGGTACACCTTGACGACGAGCGCCGCGCGGCCATGGTCAGCAATTTGATGGTGGTGTTGTGCGGCGAATCTGAGGTGCATCCGGTGGTGAACACCGGCACGCTGTATGCATGA
- a CDS encoding Arc family DNA binding domain-containing protein, with protein MAERKSFLLRMDPALWDELEGWAQAELRSVNGQIEYILRQAVNKRKGERADLPQPESDDPKKLP; from the coding sequence ATGGCAGAACGGAAATCATTTCTTCTGCGGATGGATCCCGCGCTCTGGGACGAACTGGAAGGCTGGGCGCAGGCCGAGCTGCGCAGCGTGAACGGCCAGATTGAATACATTCTTCGCCAGGCCGTGAACAAGCGCAAAGGGGAAAGGGCCGATCTGCCGCAGCCTGAATCAGACGATCCGAAAAAATTACCGTAG
- a CDS encoding lactonase family protein, with the protein MTSFLRAVALGTLAFLIAGCGSKMQPSIACTQALPVEFAYMLGSSSNSTAVSMFTINSCTGAFTAMTPATVSTSVGPGQQGAEDMVVDPLGRFVYVANLISNSAPNQATIAMFTVNSSTGILTPTNPPTVPTGFLPQAIAIDPAGKFVYTANSDDNTVSMFTVNASTGVLTPTTPASVAAGRSPNFLTVHPSGKFLYVINQDDFTVSMYTIDPNTGVLSPATPATVSSAGGDFGITVDPSGKFAYAVSNFFNSVTTFSVDSTTGVLTQTGTVAVGQGPTAIALDPTGKFAYVTNRVDNTLSLFNVNPVNGSLTPNVPATIPTGSHPFQIQFDPARRFVYVVNEESPASIFSMNTNGTLNFMGMTGSGALSLAITAGK; encoded by the coding sequence ATGACTTCATTCTTGCGAGCTGTAGCTTTGGGTACATTGGCGTTTCTGATTGCCGGTTGCGGAAGCAAGATGCAGCCCTCGATCGCATGCACGCAGGCGCTCCCGGTGGAATTTGCCTATATGCTGGGGTCGAGCAGCAACAGCACCGCGGTCTCAATGTTCACGATCAACTCCTGCACCGGTGCCTTCACGGCGATGACGCCGGCAACGGTATCAACCAGCGTCGGGCCAGGACAGCAGGGCGCTGAAGATATGGTGGTGGACCCGCTCGGCAGGTTCGTCTATGTAGCCAATCTGATTTCCAATTCTGCTCCCAACCAGGCCACCATCGCCATGTTCACCGTCAATTCCTCCACGGGCATTCTGACCCCGACCAATCCGCCTACTGTCCCTACGGGCTTCCTGCCGCAGGCAATCGCCATCGATCCCGCAGGCAAGTTCGTTTACACGGCCAACAGCGATGACAACACGGTTTCAATGTTCACAGTCAATGCCTCCACCGGGGTCCTCACACCCACGACGCCGGCATCGGTTGCCGCCGGCCGAAGCCCCAACTTTTTGACGGTGCATCCCTCTGGCAAATTCCTATACGTGATCAATCAAGATGACTTCACTGTTTCGATGTACACCATTGATCCGAACACCGGTGTGTTGTCGCCCGCCACGCCAGCCACAGTGAGTAGCGCCGGCGGCGATTTTGGAATCACCGTCGATCCTTCCGGCAAGTTTGCTTATGCGGTGAGCAACTTTTTCAATTCGGTAACGACGTTCAGCGTCGATTCCACCACCGGCGTGCTGACGCAGACTGGAACCGTCGCAGTCGGCCAGGGGCCGACAGCCATTGCTCTTGATCCCACCGGAAAATTCGCCTACGTGACGAACCGGGTCGACAACACCCTTTCACTTTTCAACGTCAACCCAGTAAATGGAAGCCTGACACCGAACGTTCCCGCCACCATCCCGACCGGATCGCACCCGTTCCAGATCCAGTTTGATCCCGCACGGCGGTTTGTGTATGTGGTTAATGAGGAGAGCCCAGCCTCCATTTTCAGCATGAATACGAATGGCACGCTCAACTTCATGGGCATGACTGGATCCGGCGCTCTATCACTGGCCATAACTGCCGGCAAATAG